A window of Belonocnema kinseyi isolate 2016_QV_RU_SX_M_011 chromosome 10, B_treatae_v1, whole genome shotgun sequence genomic DNA:
TCGGGTGAATTTAAACATTGAATTCGCCGCAATCCACCccaattcgtttctttttttacactcaacgaagtgaagttagccggCGATGAAATGAAAATgactaattcaaaataaaaaatttttccacgttgaattatttaatttcacgcACAATTTCGAAAACTCCCAGTTAATAATCAAAGAATTTGCgaagaataataataaagagccggcgggacatttaaaaaaaaatgttatatagaCAAAAAATATAACGCGCGATTTGTAATCCTTTCATTCTAATTATAACTATTTTTGgagtaaaactcaaaaaacatgaaattcctAAGTTATCGACCATACGACGCCGCAACGTTTAATTCgcaaaattttaactgtttacaCGTGCTTATCGGTTCTTCATCGTCTTTGTTTAAaaggatattttatttacataaccATAAGATTACGCTTAGTCTGTTGTTAAAAACAGAAttaatcaaaaaagtaatttattattgaaaacgtTGAATAACGATGGAATGacattgaaaacttgaaaataattcaaaaaggagGTTAGTTTTCTTCGCTAATGGTTGTTTATTTTGTTCTTGCAATTTATTCATCGAATTTACTGTCCAATTTGGATTATATTGCCATaaagtataattatttcttttaaccgGCTTTTTTGAAGTCAATGGATAATTTTTATTcgtacataacctccaaatattgGTGTGCGGTTTGCGGCGTATACGATGCGGTTTTCTTATCACTGTTGTTATGGGCGATTATGCTGACATTTGGGTAAATTATAGGTATATagaatgtaatttatttatgaGCCACAAGAAGCATTTCTATTAAttcgtttataatttttatattttgatcaattttacgaatttatatccatttttattttttcccaaaaagaagTTTTGGggtataaaatgaagaaaaatacaaaatataaagtttagaCTAGTTTAgagattgaattttgaataatttcaatgtAAATAATGAGGAAATCATAAAAGTTAGGCAAAGTTATCTTTCTGCTCTGGTTTAACCTCAAAATTCTGATTTGCCGGCATGTGTTATACAATGATGAGTAGCCGGGTGGTTCTGATTTTTCACTTTTCGTATTCCCCTCCCCCTCCCTCCCGGTTTTTTCTAATGCCaacaagaatgtaaaaatttgagCGAAATCTGTTACTATTTAGGGATCGTGCAAAGACTATAAAGTTTTCCATTGATTTAACATGgggaaaattcagctttttgaaataatatttaaacgctatatgttataaataattccGTCATGCAGTATATTGTTCAGAATTTGTCGAAGAATAAGAATCATTCATAAATTTTGAGGGTGAATTACTTTAAGCCACTCTTATCGGTTCCCAAAGTCGCCGTAAGTGACATATTTGAATTTTGCTTAATATTGCGCAGTTATTAACTGTGTTTGAAagcttttttacataaataattatttatcgatAATTGAAGAATATCCAGtcatttattaactaattttctattgttttaagattttaaatttgttaaaacatttgttttttccgGTAAGTTgcgaaattaatgtattttccaCATGTTGTGAATACTATAATCAAGTCAAACAATGACATCATTTGTCGaaataatgttacaattatatttatattatattaacacaaagtaatattatttaaataatttaaatttgttgggAAATTTACAAgtattcttcgaaaaaattagtactttaaaatatttaaatctgttgaaaatttgtgagatAAAACGTTTctcttgcttttttttatttaaactatataCTTGAACAAACACGTTTTACCTCtcaattccaaaattatttaaacaatttatcttattgttatcattcattgaaatattcataaaatctagaaaataaattcatttcgcGCCTtccctaaaaaaaatgtttataaaagatataaattgttaaaagaaatcaaaattagttcaaaaattactGAGTAACCTTACGTaacaaattaatgattatttataaaagaaacttaAAACGTTAAATCAAATTTGTCACTCATAGTGACAAATTTAGGATTGATTATTATTCtctgatgaattctgaacaatataCTGGAAGACGGAATTATTTGTAGCATATTATCGCGTTTAAATATTACACTGACAAAAAGCTAACTTTATCCCGTGTTAAATAAACAGGAAACTTTATGGGGTCTTTGCGCAACCgctaaatattaactgatttcgctcaaaattttcagaaaatttttttttggtaatttgaaCAAAACTGGAGAGTGAAAACAGTGAAATTCTATAAAAGCGTCCGTcaagtataaaaaataagaacCATTCTGATAATGAGTTCGAATTAAAATTGGCTTCTAATATGCAAAAATAGTCCTTTCTCTATGCTCATTAAGATTGTCCAAAGAAGTTTTATGTTGTCTTAAAAAGCTTCCCTACAAATTGATCCTTTCCGTGACAAAATATCccctgaattttaaaagaatttaacaacAGTATATTCAAGGATCTCTCAAGtctatttttgcaaatatttgcttattttattttaattgttctttatGGACTATTTTACTTTGGAATCAAAccagtgttttattttttatgacgtAGATCGCCGCGttggcagaatttaaaaatatatatttagggtCTTACGTccttttttacaacaatttcttattttacattaatttccgCTGTTAATGGATTATTTTACTTTGACAAGACAATGAAATGCATGAATGCTAAAGTAAAAAATAACCCATTAATTGCGAATtataaaataagcttttttttaggtttgaaagacccctactttttttttaattctatcaaAAATCTGGGCGATGTATTTCACGAAAAATATAACAATGGTTGTATTCCAAAGTAAAGCAATAATTCAATATCGACAAAAAaacatagtaaaattttgaaaaaatggtttgagacgcctaaatatatattttaaattctgttaaaattccGGGAACATTTTGacaacaaaagttaaaaatttgaagagggCCATAAACAAAGCTTGCTTTAGACCACCCTAATGCGCATACGTGTATACATATATATTAGGATGCCCGATCGAAAGTGCCGCTAGGctgttttgggtttaaaaataagttttcttaattttcgatttaaaaaatacaaatttataaataaaaaattcattcccCGCTAAAAGTGATGTGTTATTTATTGAGGAATAAGACtgcaattttataaaacaaaaaatcctttgaaGATATTATCTGATTTAGaacgtgaaaaatttttaataacattaaaaaatgaattatctgaAATGGCCCCAAAAGATTTTTCCCTGAAATAATACGCTCAGGATTTCCTTTAAAACAGAtgaaaatattctctaaaatgaataaattcaaaattattattattattatctttaaattcttttgaatttaacgtGAATGTTTTGGTATTCCCTAGAAATCCAttgaatttcatggattttttgGGATTATAGAATTTAACTAAACTAACTATAACTTTTAATTCTACTAACTTTAactaattaactattttttaactttaactatAACagagaaattctatttttcaattaaaattgacaagtatttgctacgaaaaaaaaattctgcgtattcttaaataatttgctATTCAATGTAGCTAAACTTAATTTTAccgcagattttttaaaaaatctagaatggTTTTCTAAGtttagtaattaaaatttaacatgtATATAAAAAGGCCTAATGCAAGACTTAAAGATTCTAATATGCAAAAATAGTGCTTTCTCTATGCTCATTAAGGTTgtccaaaaaagttttatttttttcctaaatagcTTCCCtacaaattgatcttttcggtaaCAAAATATCccctaaattttaaaagaatgaaccAAAATGTATTGTATGTATTATATAAAGTGTATTAAATCCTcaggcattttttaacaaattctttttaattcttctaaattcactaaaaacttaatgaattcaatgaattttgttaacatttatttttccattgttttcaattcatttccatttttttatttattcatattttatgaatttgcTCGAACTGTATTTAAATcgtttgttttcaattcacttataTTCTGTGGAATTTGACCAGACTTTTATTCACTTCAATGttatataattcaaggaatttttgtggatcttttaagttttgtttaatttactaaaattctGATGAATTTCATCAAAGTGTTTAGGTTTCTCTTGAGTTATTCTAAACTCACTCCCAATGTATTGAAATCAACGGATTTATTCgaattccttttaattctttttaatgtttttaattgttttgacttCACTATGAATTTCTTTACATTCACCTGGAATTCTGATAAACTTCGAATTCTTTTGGAGTGAAAAAAACATTAGTTACATTATTAATGCTCATTGGTCACTTTCAGTTCATTTTATTCAcataatacattttaaagtacTAGAGAAATCTCCAAAccataaaaatgtgtatttttgtatttgaagggCCACACTTCACGAACTTGTGTCCCTGTAGACTATTTTGGGCCAGTTAGACCCGAAagttctcttaaataaaaaaattaaacagttacccAACTgtttatgtgtcaaaattgaagctttttggtGATCGTTGATCTTTGACCAGGGCTTTCTCGCACATGGTTATCCTGTTTAAAGTGCTCTTTTAGCGATTCAATAGAGCTAACCAATAGCTCAAAAGCGGgttttttgtttttctcttaaatcaaaaaattaaacagttacccAACTGTTTAtatgtcaaaattgaagctttttggtGATCGTCGATCTTTGACCAGGGCTTTCTCGCACATGGTTATCTTTTTCAAATCGCTCTTTTTGCGATTTAATAGAACTAACCAttagtaattgaaaaataaaacagttacgcaACTTATTATGTATAAAAATCAGAGTTTATTGGGACACACTGTCCCTTTGTCCAAGGTTTTCTCGGAGAAGTATGCTTCTTTCAGGATGTTCGTTTCATGATTCAATAAAGCCGAACAGTACCTTGAaacgtttttgcattttttcgattaaaattatttgcgtaaaagttagacaattttttatttctcctggAAAATTGGGGTTTTGGCACATGCAGAGTGCCCCTTCAtttcgaaattcaagattttcttctgtacatttttttctgtaaatatttcTAGTTTATTCATTATAGAGAGTATTCTCTTTATATTGTCAAAGGAACCATGTTCTAGGAATAAAATAGTGTTTTTAATCTTGaattggtatattttttaatcggaaactaagaaaattaattttctgagctGAAACTGCCTAAGGGAACCTGTAAACattgacttaaaaataaacaaaaaattatgatacTATGCACCCTAATCTCTATTCTAATTCTTATTAgacatattaataatatttacatatttccaattcaacttttttcagtttctatcaaaaagtaaCGAAGAAGGCCAGAGTTAAACTCTTGGAATGTGAAGTTCGCAAACGAACAACAAATTGTCTAGAAAGTGGGCTCTATTTTGATAAAGGTACATTTGGATAAAAAgctctatatatttatattcagATGTGTGATTATATTGGACAGCATCCTTTGCAGTCCTATATTTTCATGGAGAAATTTGGCAATCGTGATATGAGATTCCAGACAATGGATCGCAAGAATGATGATGTACCTTACAAATGTCGAGTTTGTTcaaaaagttttccaaaattgCGAGAGTTAAAGGATCATATGGAAATTCACGAAGGTGCTAAACCCTTCGAGTGTCCAGTTTGCCACAAAGGATATTCCGTGGGGAGTTATTTAAAAACCCATATGCTCTCTCACCGAAAACTCTACAGGTGTGAGATCTGTGGACACCGAGTGTGTACAATATATGAGCTTAATGATCATTTGGGCGAGCATATTGTGCAGGAGCTTTTTGAGTGCGATATCTGCAAGGAAAAATTCATCGATCGTGATGATATGAAATGGCACATAATTGCTCATAGGTGCGATGAGCGGCCTTTTAAATGCCGCATTTGTTCAGAAGAGTTCCGTAGATTGAAAGAATTGAAGGACCATATGCATGTCCATCCAGGAGTTAAACCCTTTGAGTGTCAATTTTGCAAGAAAGGATATGTAATGCAAGGTTCTTTAACGATACATGAGCAGTTACACGTAAAAGCTGcacaaaaaaaattcagaaaagccCCACTCGAAAAGCAGCTCTATTTTGAGtgtaatatttgcaaaaaaagattcAGGTACGAACGTACTTTGATAGTGCACAAAATTGCGCATGCTCGGGCTTCGGAGTTTGCTAAGAGTGACATGTATCCTcgtgaaaataattactttaatgcGGTGAAGAATGAAATTCATGATCCATTAGATACAAGTAATTTCAGTTACGAAATACAGATTGATAATATCAAAACGGAAATTAAAGAGGAAGTAATTTAAGTTCTTCTTTCTTGATATTTGGTATTCATTGGTTTAAGATACGCGAGAGAGaaggattttaaagtaaaaagttgcTGATATGCCATATGCGCGAAATATGTACAGTTTTTTTAGGCGTGTGATTGAATAAGAAAAACGATCTGCTCTCAAACTGAATGGCTGATTAAGAATGATTAATTACAGTTTTTACTGTAAGTGCTTTATtacatattgtttattttaatgaaatgtaaTCCATTTATTAGTGAATTTGAtacttgtaaaaataattgtaatacacgtgtaagacaaaatatattttttacttctaCTCAAGAATCTATTTATTgaatacatattatttattattacaaatattataaacgaaGCTATTATTAGACGGTCGTATAATTTTCCAGAGGCATTATTATTGAAACTAGGCTTGTTCATTTAAGTCCCGTAGAACTGTGGTATAATTTATTGTaccataacttaattttttaacattctgtTAACTTTTGACTAAACTAAGGTGGGCTGAGAATCACTGTTTGAATTTATTCACATCCAGTGATAACCCGAGACTGCATCCGACTAAATTGAAAATACTCACATTTGCCTGTAAATTTGACCATGGGAGAGGAAAACTGCGGAAAACCATCTTCCTGAGTTCAGACGTTTTTCCGAATGTCGAGTTTGAAAAAAGGCATTCGATGGTCTAAAATATCTCTTAGACTGAAAAACCCGAAATTTTTGTACCTGAAAAACCCTGGAAATATGAGGGATTTTTTTAAGCCAGGAAGGTTCTTCGcgagcgtgcttaattttttttaaattacaatatataattcAATAACAAtcattctttatttgtaaaactcGATTTATATTACTGtacttaactttatttttgaaaattcaagtatgtcgTTAGaaagtgcatgtattttattggaaatttaccAATTTGTTTGGAATATGTTTCTCTCTGTTATTGGGAGAAAAAtgtttcatagttaaaaattcgactaattttgaaaagtcgaatttttttggttgaattaaactgtttttgattaaaaattaaaatattttttattgaaatatcaactacatttttttgttcagaattcatttttttttaaattaaaatgttattatttgtttaaatggtaagcccttttgttaaaaactatttttttaaaggttccataatttgaattgaaaattcatctatttggttgaaaactgagctggtttgttaaaaattcgttttcctttgctaaaagttaattttttacggcgattttaattattacatttgtaaatttaactatcacGTTAATTAAAAATGCCTCTCTGtagcttgaaataatttttttactgaaaatttaaaaattgaatttttgtttgaaaaattatcttttttagtcgaaattaattttcttgtttaaaaatgtctctttttggtttaaaattcagtctcttaattttagttaaaaaattaatctttttggttaaaactcaactattccagttgatgattcatcattttagttacaaattcaacagtttgattacaattttatctttttaacttaaaatgtaactattccatttctggttgaaaattgatttttaaattcaaaatctaactatttggttgaaaattggtctttttcatttaaaaattcaactaatttgtagaaaatgtatgtatttcgtttaaaaatctttttttttttaatagaaaatt
This region includes:
- the LOC117181734 gene encoding zinc finger protein 45-like, whose product is MCDYIGQHPLQSYIFMEKFGNRDMRFQTMDRKNDDVPYKCRVCSKSFPKLRELKDHMEIHEGAKPFECPVCHKGYSVGSYLKTHMLSHRKLYRCEICGHRVCTIYELNDHLGEHIVQELFECDICKEKFIDRDDMKWHIIAHRCDERPFKCRICSEEFRRLKELKDHMHVHPGVKPFECQFCKKGYVMQGSLTIHEQLHVKAAQKKFRKAPLEKQLYFECNICKKRFRYERTLIVHKIAHARASEFAKSDMYPRENNYFNAVKNEIHDPLDTSNFSYEIQIDNIKTEIKEEVI